In the genome of Lysobacter sp. 5GHs7-4, the window GTCCGGCGACTACGCGCGCCGTCAGGTCGCGCCCAGCGGCTCCGACGAGGGCGGCTTGAACTACCGTTTCGATCTGGCCGGTCGCCACGGCCTGAAGTCGGTGTCGGCCGAATGCGGCGCCGGCAGCTATTCCGAATGCCAGTTCGCGGTCGAGCGCGCCGACGGCGGCCGCTACGCCTTCACCGAGCTGTCGCGTTTCGGCCTGATCCTGGTCGAGGACCGCTACTACCTGGTCTACGGCATCGTCGGCGCCAGCAAGGGCAGGGATCCGCATGCCCAGCGTGTGGTCGAACTGAGCGACCCGCCCAAACCCGTATGCGATCAGATCGGAGATTACGCCGATCTGATGTGAACCACCCGCAGTACCCGCGCCCTAGGAAGGGCGGATCACCAGGAGCGATAGCGTCATGGATTACAACGAGCTGACCCAAGAGCAATACAACGAACTGATCAAACGGCTGGTCAAGATCACCGAGTCGCTGCACGAGCGTTCGCAGGACGTCGGCGACGCCCGCGCCACGATCGGCTACGGCTACACCTTCAACCGTTCCAACAACGTCGAGATCTGGGACCGCTCCGGCATCGAGCTGACCCGCGACGAACGCGCGCTGCTGCAGCGCATCGACGAGGCGCCCGCCGCCGACCGCACCCGTCTGGGTCTGACCTTCCCGCGCGCGCTGGACGCGGCCCAGGCCGACCGGCTGCTGGAGGCGTCCATCCCCGAATACGAGGCGCCGGTCAATGCGCTGAACATGCCGATGTCGCGCGAAAAGGCGGCGGCGGTGTCGGTGGTCTACAACCGCGGCGTCGGCTCCTACAACCGCAACATGGAGCCGTTCCGCGACGCGGTCGAGGCCGGCGATCGCGCCGAGGCCTGGTTCGAACTGCGTTACAACTCCTGGGGCTCGCACGCGCCGTCCGAAGGCGGCCTGCGCAAGCGCCGCTACATGGAAGGCCAGCTGTTCGGCCTGTACGACGATCCGGCCAACGTCGGCGCCGACGAGGCGCGCGACGTCTACCGCAGCTTCCAGCTGCACCGCGACCGCATCGTCCGCGACGAAGCCAACTGGGGCGAGTCCATCGACGGCCGCGACGCCGCCCGCAACATGATCGACGCGGCCAACCGCGACTACAGCAACATCACCGCCGACTACGGCGACGTGCAGACCATCCGCGAAGCGCTGACGCCGGCCAAGAACGCCTTGCTCACCGACCTGCGCCGCGAGCATCCCGACCTCGCCGACCGCCTCACCAACGAATCTTTCGAGGCCGGCGCGATCTATCTGGATCCGGGCCGCAACGCCGCCACCGTCGCCGTCGACGCCGAGCACGCCGCCACCCTGGATGCGCGCCGCACCCGCAACAACGCCGAGATCTCCAGCAACGACCTGCTGATCGGCGAGGGCGGCGACGACACCCTGCGCGGCGCGCGCGGCGACGACATCCTGATCGGCGGCGCCGGCCGCGACCGTCTCGAGGGCGGCCAGGGCCGCGACACCTACGTGGTCGGCGATGGCGACACCGTGCTCGACAGCGACCGCATCGGCGAAGTGCGCTGGGGCGGGCAGCAGCTCACCGGCGGCACGCGCAACGAGGGCGACCCCGAAAACACCTACCGTAGCGCCGACGGCCGCTACACCTACCAGCTGCAAGGCACCGACCTGCGCATCACCGACCAGGCCGGCGCCACGGTCACGGTCAAGGAGTTCGAAAGCGGCAACCTGGGCATCACCCTGGGCGCCACCACCCCCGGCGGCGGCACGCGCAGCACCGGCGATGCGCCGGTGACCGCGCCGGCCGAAGACGGGCGCGTGCCGGCCGAACGCACGCCGGCGGAGCGCACGCAGGGCGGCCCGCGCGCCGATGCCGGCGACAACCCCCTGTACCGGCAGTCGCTGGAGCAGGTGCAGGCGCTGTACGACCGCCACGGCAAGAGCGCCAGCCCCGAGGAAATGCAGCGCACGGCGATGGTCGTGGCCGGCGACGCCACGCGTGCGCGCATGACCGGCGTCGACCACCTGGTCTTCAGCCGCGATCCGCAGACCGGCGGCCCCGACCTCAACGGCAACCTGATCGCGGTGCAGGGCCGCCTGGACGATCCCGGCCACCGCTTCAGCGCCACCGCCATCAACGATGCCGCCCGCACCCCGCTGGCCGACTCGCAGCGGCGGCTGGACCAGGCCGGGCAGGACGTGGCCCTGGCCCAGCAGCGCGATCAGTCGCAGTTGGAGCAGCAGGCCCTGGGGCCGCGTCGCATGGGCTAGGCAGGCCGCGATCGATCCACTGCCGCCCGTTCCCGCGGCCCGCTCCGGCGGGCCGCGGTCGTTTGCGGAGGGGCTCGATGTGCCAGGTGGCGCTAAATAAGTGCTTGTTTTTTAAGCGGCCGCACCGGTTCGGCGCAAAGGGCTCGCCGTTTGTCGATTATCACATGTCAGCCGTTGCAGTTGTTACATGTAATGCCGTAATGTGCGCTCCATGGAACGCAAGTCCTCCGCCCACTACCAGCGCCTGCACCGCGATCGCCTGCGGCAGAAGGGGCTGGTCAAGAAGGAGGTCTGGATCCTGCCCGAGTACGGCGACGAACTCGTGGCAGTGGAGAAGCGCATGCGCCAGCCGCGGGGCGCGATGGGTGCCCCGCCGGCGCGATCGGAGAAGGAGAGCGGTATGAGCGAAGCCAAGATGTGGACTGCGGCGGCCCTGTACGACGCGCTGGCGGCCACCGAGCAGTTCCGCAGCGGCGAGTCCCAGGTCGAGCTGATCGAGGGCGCCGAACCCAGCCTGCACGTGGTCATGTCCGAGTACGGCGACCTGCCGTTGTTCGTGGCGGTGGTCGGCGAGCAGATCGTGGTCGAGGCCATGCTGTGGCCGGTGGCCCAGGTCTACGACAGCGCCGCCTTCAACGAGCTGGTCCTGCACGCGCACAAGCTGTTCCCGCTGTCGACCATCGGCATCGAGACCCTGGCCGACGGCGAGGCGGTCTACATCATGTTCGGCGCGCTCAGCGCG includes:
- a CDS encoding XVIPCD domain-containing protein, with amino-acid sequence MDYNELTQEQYNELIKRLVKITESLHERSQDVGDARATIGYGYTFNRSNNVEIWDRSGIELTRDERALLQRIDEAPAADRTRLGLTFPRALDAAQADRLLEASIPEYEAPVNALNMPMSREKAAAVSVVYNRGVGSYNRNMEPFRDAVEAGDRAEAWFELRYNSWGSHAPSEGGLRKRRYMEGQLFGLYDDPANVGADEARDVYRSFQLHRDRIVRDEANWGESIDGRDAARNMIDAANRDYSNITADYGDVQTIREALTPAKNALLTDLRREHPDLADRLTNESFEAGAIYLDPGRNAATVAVDAEHAATLDARRTRNNAEISSNDLLIGEGGDDTLRGARGDDILIGGAGRDRLEGGQGRDTYVVGDGDTVLDSDRIGEVRWGGQQLTGGTRNEGDPENTYRSADGRYTYQLQGTDLRITDQAGATVTVKEFESGNLGITLGATTPGGGTRSTGDAPVTAPAEDGRVPAERTPAERTQGGPRADAGDNPLYRQSLEQVQALYDRHGKSASPEEMQRTAMVVAGDATRARMTGVDHLVFSRDPQTGGPDLNGNLIAVQGRLDDPGHRFSATAINDAARTPLADSQRRLDQAGQDVALAQQRDQSQLEQQALGPRRMG
- a CDS encoding YjfI family protein translates to MERKSSAHYQRLHRDRLRQKGLVKKEVWILPEYGDELVAVEKRMRQPRGAMGAPPARSEKESGMSEAKMWTAAALYDALAATEQFRSGESQVELIEGAEPSLHVVMSEYGDLPLFVAVVGEQIVVEAMLWPVAQVYDSAAFNELVLHAHKLFPLSTIGIETLADGEAVYIMFGALSAASSLSNVLFEIETLSDNVIKATEAYETHLREAA